One genomic segment of Ascaphus truei isolate aAscTru1 chromosome 23, aAscTru1.hap1, whole genome shotgun sequence includes these proteins:
- the LOC142472988 gene encoding LOW QUALITY PROTEIN: protein Wnt-9b-like (The sequence of the model RefSeq protein was modified relative to this genomic sequence to represent the inferred CDS: inserted 1 base in 1 codon), whose translation MRLVGVLCLQLLPVIHLLHPTEGYFGLTGKEPLSHYPAVPPQAGAAAGRAHLKQCDLMPLTRRQRRLCRKEPGLAEALREAVRLGFGECQYQFRSERWNCSQQGRSSLLKRGFKETAFLYAVSAAALTHALAKACSAGRMERCTCDDSPGMESQRAWQWGVCGDNLRHSTRVLQSFLGQKRGGKDTRATVDLHNTNAGIKAVKSGLKTTCKCHGVSGSCAVRTCWKQLSPFHETGSMLKVRYESSLRVLSTTNEAVGGHETLGHSFAGRFPRSIDLVYLEESPXFCRPTRFSPGTAGRSCSRETTCESMCCGRGYNTQSRLVTFSCHCQVHWCCHVECQKCIQQQETYTCKP comes from the exons CCTGACGGGCAAAGAGCCGTTATCTCATTACCCCGCCGTGCCCCCCCAGGCCGGCGCGGCCGCCGGCAGGGCCCACCTGAAGCAGTGCGACCTGATGCCCCTCACCCGGAGGCAGAGGAGGCTGTGCCGGAAGGAGCCGGGGTTGGCGGAGGCGCTGCGGGAGGCCGTGCGCTTGGGGTTCGGGGAGTGCCAGTACCAATTCCGGAGCGAACGCTGGAACTGCAGCCAGCAGGGGAGAAGCAGTCTGCTCaagagag GATTTAAAGAGACGGCCTTCCTGTACGCCGTCTCCGCCGCCGCGCTCACCCACGCCCTGGCCAAGGCGTGCAGCGCCGGGCGCATGGAGCGCTGCACCTGCGACGACTCGCCCGGCATGGAGAGCCAGCGGGCGTGGCAGTGGGGGGTGTGCGGGGACAACCTGCGGCACAGCACCCGCGTCCTGCAAAGCTTCCTGGGGCAGAAGAGAGGCGGCAAGGACACGCGGGCAACGGTGGATCTCCACAACACCAACGCTGGCATCAAG GCCGTGAAGAGTGGGTTGAAGACGACCTGTAAGTGCCATGGGGTGTCCGGCTCCTGCGCTGTCCGTACCTGCTGGAAACAACTCTCCCCGTTCCACGAGACGGGCTCCATGCTCAAGGTCCGATATGAGTCCTCCCTCAGGGTCCTCAGCACCACCAACGAAGCAGTGGGCGGCCACGAGACCCTGGGACACTCGTTCGCCGGCCGTTTCCCTCGCTCCATCGACCTGGTCTACCTGGAAGAGTCTC GTTTCTGCCGACCCACCCGCTTCTCGCCGGGCACGGCGGGGAGGTCATGCTCCCGGGAGACCACTTGTGAGAGCATGTGCTGTGGGAGAGGGTACAACACACAGAGCCGGCTGGTCACCTTCTCGTGCCACTGCCAAGTACACTGGTGTTGCCACGTGGAGTGCCAGAAATGTATCCAGCAGCAAGAGACGTATACCTGTAAGCCATGA